One window from the genome of Dioscorea cayenensis subsp. rotundata cultivar TDr96_F1 chromosome 3, TDr96_F1_v2_PseudoChromosome.rev07_lg8_w22 25.fasta, whole genome shotgun sequence encodes:
- the LOC120252385 gene encoding serine/threonine-protein phosphatase 7, translating into MDANPPPQIPLSWPPEDALTLDWIHSLTTTLEWASWKLPPSGLPSVLPVPVLLRLLLTASNILHKEPNCLRVDPQGEETSVVVVGDVHGQLHDVLFLLKDAGFPSDKRFFVFNGDYVDRGAWGVETFLILLAWKVFLPERVYLLRGNHESKYCTSVYGFEKEVMEKYGEQGKQVYRKFLRCFEGLPLASIIAGNVYTAHGGVFRGAALTPSKRSKRKKGRKPIAVADSNSLRLGSLEELLKARRTVLDPPWEGSNLIPGDVLWSDPSLNPGLSPNNERGIGLLWGPDCTEEFLKKNKFKLIIRSHEGPDARDKRQDLKGMHEGYTIDHVVESGRLITLFSAPDYPQFQATEDRYNNQGAYIVLSPPDYSTPTFHSFDAVKPRPKVNPYYDFEEVIDSDEELDLKAMESSTSVEDLTPI; encoded by the exons GAAGCTGCCCCCTTCCGGGCTTCCCTCCGTCCTCCCTGTCCCTGTCCTCCTTCGCCTTTTGCTCACCGCCTCCAACATCCTCCACAAAGAGCCTAATTGTCTTAGGGTTGATCCTCAAGGGGAGGAAAccagtgttgttgttgttggtgatgTGCATGGCCAGCTACATGATGTCCTTTTCTTGCTAAAGGATGCTGGATTTCCATCGGACAAAAGATTTTTTGTGTTCAATGGAGATTATGTGGATCGGGGTGCTTGGGGTGTTGAGACATTCCTCATCTTGTTAGCCTGGAAG GTTTTTTTGCCTGAACGAGTATACCTTCTTCGTGGTAATCACGAATCAAAATACTGTACATCAGTTTATGGTTTTGAGAAAGAGGTAATGGAAAAATATGGTGAACAAGGAAAACAAGTTTACCGAAAGTTTTTAAGATGTTTTGAAGGTCTTCCATTGGCATCTATAATAGCAGGTAATGTATATACTGCTCATGGTGGGGTTTTCCGAGGTGCCGCCCTGACACCATCAAAGAGGTCAAAACGTAAAAAAGGCCGCAAGCCAATCGCCGTTGCAGACTCAAACTCTCTAAGGCTTGGTAGCTTGGAGGAGTTATTAAAAGCTCGGCGGACAGTGCTTGATCCTCCATGGGAGGGATCAAACTTAATCCCCGGCGATGTGCTATGGTCTGATCCGTCGTTAAATCCGGGCCTTTCTCCAAACAATGAGAGAGGTATTGGTTTGTTATGGGGACCTGACTGCACTGAAGAATTCCTCAAGAAGAACAAATTTAAG TTGATTATCAGGTCACACGAGGGTCCCGACGCGAGGGATAAACGGCAAGATCTTAAAGGAATGCATGAAGGTTATACGATCGACCATGTCGTCGAATCAGGAAGGCTTATTACTCTTTTCAGTGCTCCCGATTACCCACAATTTCAG GCAACCGAAGATCGATACAACAATCAAGGCGCATACATTGTGTTATCTCCACCCGATTATTCTACTCCTACATTTCACTCTTTCGACGCCGTAAAACCAAGACCAAAG GTGAATCCATACTATGACTTTGAGGAAGTTATAGACTCTGATGAGGAGTTGGACTTGAAAGCAATGGAAAGCAGCACATCAGTTGAAGATCTAACTCCAATCTGa
- the LOC120252417 gene encoding calvin cycle protein CP12-3, chloroplastic-like, translating into MAAISSSVSRLCPPTPLHWSRSSDRSNPSVISSRPRSIGAIRASAAAGKRYKGTVAKEKKLAEMITKKVEEAMEVCEGDEGKESAECRVAWDEVEEVSRAMALLRRRVASGDDPLEGFCKANPNSDECQLCDDDE; encoded by the coding sequence ATGGCGGCGATCTCGTCCTCGGTTTCTCGGCTCTGTCCTCCAACTCCTCTCCACTGGTCCAGATCTAGTGATCGGAGCAATCCCTCTGTTATCTCGTCCCGGCCAAGGTCCATCGGCGCGATCAGAGCCTCAGCGGCGGCGGGGAAGAGGTACAAGGGGACAGTGGCGAAGGAGAAGAAGCTGGCGGAGATGATAACGAAGAAGGTGGAGGAGGCGATGGAGGTATGCGAAGGAGATGAAGGGAAAGAGTCCGCCGAGTGTCGCGTGGCGTGGGACGAGGTCGAGGAGGTGAGCCGTGCCATGGCTTTGCTTCGCCGCCGCGTCGCCTCCGGCGATGATCCTCTCGAGGGCTTCTGCAAAGCTAACCCTAACTCCGATGAATGCCAGCTTTGCGACGACGACGAATGA
- the LOC120251772 gene encoding axoneme-associated protein mst101(2)-like — protein MGVCVVIWDLKKWRVVIRDQNRIVKRNLRLGFRRWREMRWKRRMRLWRSLERLRSRWHWKRRRRRVRRVRNWGNHTEFLVEEIKEKENVVAEEIGRDELGENLKAVVVEDAKESESMVAEKGSDEAIESREIVVEEAKEAENIVERALESEDLVAEKGVEVVSEIHDEAPESKNVVAETSSEEVLKSHDLLIEEALEQKDVVAETGGEEISKSSDFVIDEAPESKDVVAEGGSDADEISSEEVVIKGSPVSENVLVEMDSDERVSEEKAEDAREYKNVETSSEQVSESPEPVIEEVVELKDVAAEQGNEEVTKVAELITEEALESEYVIVGSGSEQVSERTDLMITEEPESENVVTKTASEEVELMKKHDVLVDESRAHGQYEQEEPGLETNVDDAVPEAAKVEEKEHPEVLISVTATSESIVVKPEEALSTDVAQQTQKVDAFCEKDGPADQVRKDETLGENGKAGGPVKKDDALGEDGRPAAEIQANEASLENGTDDIGSDVVLCENGVARDLKMEAGSEAYENGHATLLANEKLEDHVVANGSEVSTCTDIDEPPLSVVADELVDSSNEADLPVSKDNDDKLSSNEPMTVKETGKVDKQAVKPQIYWLAKIPWYHNPELAAQIKHVQSQRAELAIAKNKISNEIRQQREIVNKSKALVEAAKEVERAARDTESEKKKEIQAVQLKIGNLIGDLKNANLIDGIDDQIASLERTLQHETMTLKQEKQLVEEIKKLKERREKLSSGMDPEMQIKEALDLKNQISASLKDLRKELDPVKFEIKQATKQRYAATEKHKKEEDCLIVLEQKQKRVDEDRKAAFWLEEKLKGENKHYLEYKADETTAKSYLASGDQRIACHCDNQVEKVMKLWNTDSLFRKKYVESNVRSTLRRLKTFDGRSLGLGEQAPEMPSIEAMGSANVSTMPSSNSKTSLPVSAQKPEKEKISAITEVQNKDSAATSNLLQKNQPVSLRKTTKVMSEDISVTVLDSKEIEDDKVEKKLTKEEEEMMRKAEELARKEEELRKAKLEAELKERLREEQKAKAKEAEDRKKKQAEKAQARAQLRAQKEAELKEKKKAKKEEKKRKVAFVATAETTDKNVEGDNDPNTKSTAPETVTEPEIKFTTTSRRPPLTKKYNKMEPIPLPLRNRSRRKMKSLVLKGLGITALLLVIVFCLYKFLPSSQSSQTNIGY, from the exons ATGGGGGTTTGCGTGGTGATTTGGGATCTGAAAAAGTGGAGAGTTGTGATCCGGGATCAGAATCGGATCGTGAAGCGAAACCTGAGGTTGGGGTTTCGGCGGTGGAGGGAGATGAGGTGGAAGAGGAGAATGAGGCTGTGGAGATCGTTGGAGAGGTTGAGGAGCCGGTGGCAttggaagaggagaaggagaagggtGAGGAGGGTGAGAAATTGGGGGAATCATACTGAGTTTCTGGTTGAAGAGATAAAGGAGAAGGAGAATGTAGTTGCGGAGGAGATAGGCAGAGATGAATTAGGAGAAAACTTGAAGGCTGTTGTGGTTGAAGATGCCAAGGAATCCGAGAGTATGGTTGCGGAGAAGGGCAGTGATGAAGCAATTGAAAGTCGTGAGATTGTGGTTGAAGAGGCAAAGGAGGCTGAGAATATTGTGGAAAGGGCTCTTGAGTCTGAGGATTTGGTTGCGGAGAAGGGTGTTGAAGTAGTATCAGAAATCCATGATGAGGCACCCGAATCTAAGAATGTTGTTGCAGAGACTAGTAGTGAAGAAGTACTGAAAAGCCATGATCTTCTGATTGAAGAGGCACTGGAGCAAAAGGATGTGGTTGCAGAGACCGGCGGTGAAGAAATATCAAAAAGCAGTGATTTTGTGATTGATGAGGCACCAGAGTCTAAGGATGTGGTTGCGGAGGGTGGAAGTGATGCTGATGAGATAAGCAGTGAAGAAGTAGTGATCAAAGGGTCCCCGGTGTCTGAGAATGTGCTTGTAGAGATGGACTCTGATGAGAGAGTATCAGAGGAGAAGGCAGAGGATGCGCGGGAGTATAAGAATGTGGAAACCAGCAGTGAACAAGTATCTGAAAGTCCTGAACCTGTGATTGAAGAGGTAGTGGAACTCAAGGATGTGGCTGCAGAGCAGGGTAATGAAGAAGTGACAAAAGTTGCTGAGCTTATTACCGAGGAGGCATTGGAATCTGAATATGTGATTGTAGGGTCTGGTAGTGAACAAGTATCTGAAAGGACTGATCTTATGATCACGGAGGAACCAGAGTCTGAGAATGTGGTTACAAAGACTGCCAGTGAGGAAGTAGAATTGATGAAAAAGCATGATGTTCTGGTTGATGAGAGCAGGGCTCATGGGCAATATGAACAGGAAGAGCCAGGATTAGAGACTAATGTAGACGATGCGGTTCCTGAAGCAGCTAAAGTTGAAGAGAAGGAACATCCGGAGGTTTTGATCTCAGTGACTGCGACATCTGAATCCATTGTTGTCAAGCCTGAGGAGGCTTTATCAACAGATGTGGCTCAACAAACTCAGAAAGTTGATGCCTTTTGTGAGAAGGATGGCCCAGCCGATCAGGTCCGAAAAGATGAAACCTTGGGGGAGAATGGTAAAGCCGGTGGACCTGTTAAAAAAGATGATGCCTTGGGGGAGGATGGACGTCCAGCTGCTGAAATACAGGCAAATGAAGCATCACTTGAGAATGGAACTGATGACATTGGAAGCGATGTGGTCTTGTGTGAGAATGGGGTTGCACGAGATTTGAAGATGGAAGCTGGGTCAGAGGCTTATGAAAATGGTCATGCTACATTGTTGGCGAATGAGAAACTAGAGGATCATGTTGTTGCCAACGGTTCTGAGGTCAGTACATGCACTGACATTGATGAGCCTCCGCTTTCTGTTGTTGCGGATGAACTTGTTGATAGCTCTAATGAAGCAGACCTTCCCGTCAGCAAAGATAATGACGATAAACTTAGTTCTAATGAACCTATGACTGTTAAAGAAACTGGGAAGGTGGACAAACAAGCGGTGAAACCACAGATATATTGGTTGGCCAAAATTCCTTGGTACCATAACCCTGAGTTAGCGGCACAGATAAAGCATGTTCAATCTCAACGTGCAGAACTGGCAATTGCTAAGAACAAGATAAGCAACGAGATACGTCAGCAAAGG GAAATTGTTAACAAAAGTAAAGCGTTGGTGGAGGCAGCAAAAGAAGTAGAAAGAGCTGCACGTGATACGGAAagtgagaagaaaaaggagatcCAAGCTGTTCAGTTGAAGATTGGCAACTTGATTGGTGACTTGAAGAATGCTAACTTGATTGATGGCATTGATGATCAG ATAGCTAGCTTGGAGCGGACACTACAGCATGAAACTATGACTTTGAAGCAAGAGAAGCAATTAGTAGAAGAAATTAAGAAACTGAAAGAGCGTCGTGAAAAGCTTTCTTCTGGTATGGATCCAGAGATGCAGATTAAAGAGGCACTTGACCTAAAAAACCAGATTTCAGCTAGTTTAAAG gATTTGAGAAAGGAGTTGGATCCGGTAAAGTTTGAGATCAAGCAAGCAACAAAACAGAGGTATGCTGCTACGgagaaacataaaaaagaagaggaCTGTCTGATTGTACTTGAACAAAAGCAGAAACGTGTTGATGAGGATCGTAAAGCTGCATTTTGGTTAGAGGAGAAGCTCAAGGGTGAG AACAAGCATTATCTGGAATATAAAGCTGATGAAACAACTGCTAAATCATATTTGGCTTCAGGAGATCAGAGGATAGCTTGCCATTGCGATAATCAG GTAGAGAAGGTGATGAAGTTGTGGAACACAGATAGCCTGTTCCGCAAGAAATATGTTGAATCCAATGTAAGAAGCACATTAAGGAGACTTAAGACATTCGATGGAAGGTCTCTCGGCCTCGGTGAGCAGGCACCTGAAATGCCTAGCATTGAAGCTATGGGATCAGCCAATGTATCAACAATGCCTTCCTCAAACAGCAAAACATCTTTGCCAGTTTCTGCTCAAAAACCTGAAAAGGAGAAAATCAGTGCAATCACTGAAGTGCAAAATAAAGATTCTGCAGCAACCTCTAATTTGTTGCAAAAGAATCAACCGGTGTCTTTGAGAAAGACCACCAAGGTGATGTCTGAAGATATCTCAGTTACTGTTTTGGACAGTAAGGAGATTGAAGATGATAAGGTAGAGAAGAAGCTAActaaggaagaagaggaaatgaTGAGAAAGGCGGAAGAGCTGGCAAGGAAAGAAGAGGAGTTGAGAAAAGCAAAACTCGAAGCTGAGCTCAAGGAACGTCTTCGGGAGGAGCAGAAGGCCAAAGCCAAGGAGGCTGAAGACAGAAAGAAAAAGCAAGCTGAGAAGGCCCAAGCAAGAGCTCAACTCAGAGCGCAAAAGGAAGCCGAGCTCAAAGAAAAG aagaaagcaaagaaagaggagaaaaaaaggaaagtagCTTTTGTCGCCACTGCTGAAACAACTGATAAAAATGTTGAAGGAGATAATGATCCAAATACGAAAAGCACTGCTCCAGAAACTGTCACTGAACCAGAGATCAAATTCACAACTACTTCAAGGAGGCCACCATTgacaaagaaatacaataaaatggaACCAATTCCCTTGCCTCTGCGTAACAGAAGCCGGAGAAAGATGAAGAGTTTGGTGTTGAAGGGGCTCGGCATCACGGCATTGCTACTTGTCATCGTGTTTTGCTTATACAAGTTCCTGCCCTCTTCCCAATCTAGCCAAACAAACATAGGTTATTAA